In Stigmatopora nigra isolate UIUO_SnigA chromosome 5, RoL_Snig_1.1, whole genome shotgun sequence, the genomic window CAATGTGCGTAAACTGCAAAACCATCATTCCTAGGAacaatttgtctttgttttaaatgtatatatacatttttgactAAATTCTGTTACTTAgtgtgtaaaaatatgttaGAGTGGGgggcaacattttaaaaatgatcattttaaatcataaaggctttttttaaaaacaattttttacTTGTTCTATTGGCACATTTCCAACTTGTTATGAGCATAAAGtaacttgagaaaaaaataaatcctcggacatttaaaatatgataGGCTCATGAATTTACGTCAACTGGGGCTCATCTGGAAACTTTCTATAACTAAACaagtgatatatatataaaaggatGCATTATATTGGTCATATGCTTGTCATACATGTGTCGCTATGATTCCTTTACTCGAAAAAGTTTCGCCAATGGGCGATCTACGGGCTTAGTCCTGGACAGCGGAGCCACACACACCACAGCCATCCCAGTACATGATGGCTATGTCCTTCAGCAAGGTAACTTTACCGGactgttccatttttttaattctatggCAAAATGGGTTTTGGCTGATCACCCAATTGTATCGCTTTTGTTGTGTTTCTCTTTGTAAGTTCTGCAGGATGTGTACGTACTGTTAATTACTCCaagttttattttctcttacaGGCATCGTCAAGTCGCCCCTGGCTGGAGATTTCATGAGCATGCAGTGTCGAGAACTTTTCCAAGAGTTAAATGTTGAAATCATTCCTCCTTACATGATTGCGTCAAAGGTGAACTCATTTTATCATTCAGTTTAGTGAATGTACGTAATTATGATATTGAGCTGAccctgttttatttttgatgaGTTGACTTTTTGTTACTTGAATTGTATTtgggcttttttattttttttcaagtcaacTCTAGATCAAAAAGTAAAGTAggatttcattttctttttttctgcttttaggATGCAGTGCGAGAAGGTTCGCCGGCCAGctggaagaagaaggagaaactACCTCAAGTTACTCGTTCGTGGCACAACTACATGTGCAATGTCAGTAAAAACGTCTCGCCTTGGAAAGATGTTGCTTTACACTGCAATTTTTACTTATACAAATATGTCTTCTCTTTGTAATTACAGTGTGTGATCCAAGACTTTCAGGCCTCTGTATTGCAGGTGTCTGACTCGCCATATGACGAacagtgagaaaaaaataaccttttgCAATTCATCCCATAAAATATTGTCGCATCGATGCTAAAGCTTTTTGTGCTTGGCAAAAGCCCCACTGTATCTTactaaatttagaaaaaaaaatttgcCTCCATCTTGTGGCGTCTATTGGCTACTAGCATTCTTGCATGTTTACATTACAATTTACATAATTCAGTGGCCCATCTGTGATGGATGTGAAAAGTAAGACGTCACTTTTAGTTAAAGCATTGACTTTCCAATTGtacattgataaaataaattgaGCATGGGCTGCAATGTGCACTTTTCTAGCATCTTAGGAGCGTTCTGAGCTAAATTGACATTCAAGATGAGTCAGTTGACAGTGAATGCCATCCTGTGATTTTAGAGTTGCCGCCCAGATGCCCACAGTTCATTATGAGCTACCCAACGGCTACAACTGTGACTTTGGTGCAGAGAGATTGAAAATCCCTGAAGGCCTCTTTGACCCCTCTAATGCCAAGGTATGATTTGCCTGTTTTAATGCCACACAGCATATAATGGACCGTGAAGGTTTTGTGAAGGTTCAGCACTTACTCTCTAATGTCCCATTATCAGGGTTTGTCTGGAAACACAATGTTAGGAGTGGGCCACGTGGTGACAACCAGCGTTGGAATGTGTGACATCGACATCCGACCGGTgaatattgacatttattttgatgtgaTAATGGTTGGAATTTTTACATCACTTTCTGTGGCTAATATTTGACTTTTGTGTCAGGGGCTGTATGGCAGCGTAGTGGTGACAGGAGGAAATACACTGATTCAGGGCTTCACTGATCGCCTAAACAGAGAACTTTCTCAGAAAACTCCACCGGTGTGTGCTTATTATTTATAtccaattgtccttttttttaaatgtattttgaacaTAGGTCATTTCAGTCAAATAATAaatggatgttttattttgtttacttaTAGAGCATGCGACTGAAGTTGATAGCCAACAATACCACAGTGGAGCGTAGGTTCAGCGCATGGATCGGAGGCTCCATCTTAGCATCACTTGTAAGTACATGGCGTGTGCTGCTTTAACTATTTGTAGTCTGTGacaaatgatttttcttttttttttagggaaccTTTCAGCAAATGTGGATATCCAAACAGGAGTATGAGGAGGGAGGAAAGCAGTGTGTTGACAGAAAGTGCCCTTGATTTGACACTCCTAAAACACCGGATaaatttcattttgtatttttttttttaaaagcagtttGTCTTTGTGGGTGTGCGTAGCAACATTCACATTTCCAATTTTGTCTATCACTTTGTTGAAGTCTGATTAAATTTCTTTGCCATAATATTTGGTGTGCTGAATCATCCCAAGATAAAATAGGAACTAAACCTTactaattgacattttttcttttcgtcTGTCTAGCAAACCCCAAAATGGCTAGGTCAGCTCCCTCCTTAAATGTGTCTTAACTTTTAGAGGATGGCTCTGTGTGCAAGAATTGGCATATGGGCTATAACACCATGTCTGTATTCAAGACAGTTGCATTCAAAGCCTGTTAATAGTGGATAACCTTTCATTATTggggaaaaatacatgtaaatatgtaagtcaGTGCCCTGTTCTTTTAATTCACAACACATCCCTTTCATAATAAAGATGCACAAAATACCCATGTTTACTTTGCGATAATGCaaactttattcatcaaaaTGAACATGTGGAAGAAATACATTgagcaatttcttttttttttattgctgaaaTATAACAAGTAACAGCGTTTTACATAGTTTAGTGACATAGGTTGTGTTATCACATGTCTGGGACACTTAAAATCATACACAATCACAAATGTGGGAAATTCATGTTCATgacatgatttttatttattttaattggctGGAACCTTCATCTGTGGGAACCTTTCTTGAAGCTTAGCCATCTTTTTCCTTTCCCTGCTTGCTTTCTTATACTTTTCCCGAATGAACTTCTCAATGCGTAGCCTAATGGACAAACACCAGAGACATTTATAGTACATCTCCAACTTTTAAAATGGACTGCTGCCTATGTACCGTGTCTTACCTGATATGTGGTTCAACAAACTTGGGTGTGTAAAACCTCTTTAGCTTGTATCTTTTATTCAAATTCCAAGGAATGGCATACTCTTTGAATCGATACctggagaataaaataaaatagttgaatCAGTTTAAAGGAACAGGACTGCTTATCACAGCCCTAAATTCTAACCCTAATAAAGTAGATTGTGTGAGGTTGGCTCATTGAGAGGTAGATCTCGGAGTAAAAAAGTGTGACCGCCCCTGCCTTAGATGCTACATTATTATTATAGCCACAGAG contains:
- the actl6a gene encoding actin-like protein 6A, whose amino-acid sequence is MSGGVYGGDEVGALVFDIGSYTVRAGYAGEDCPKADFPTVIGVTLGRDDGTTPMETDGDKGKQSGTAYYIDTNQLRVPRESMEVMSPLKNGMIEDWDSFQAILDHTYRMHFKSEPSLHPVLMSEASWNTRAKREKLTELMFEHYNIPAFFLCKSAVLSAFANGRSTGLVLDSGATHTTAIPVHDGYVLQQGIVKSPLAGDFMSMQCRELFQELNVEIIPPYMIASKDAVREGSPASWKKKEKLPQVTRSWHNYMCNCVIQDFQASVLQVSDSPYDEQVAAQMPTVHYELPNGYNCDFGAERLKIPEGLFDPSNAKGLSGNTMLGVGHVVTTSVGMCDIDIRPGLYGSVVVTGGNTLIQGFTDRLNRELSQKTPPSMRLKLIANNTTVERRFSAWIGGSILASLGTFQQMWISKQEYEEGGKQCVDRKCP